A portion of the Halococcus hamelinensis 100A6 genome contains these proteins:
- a CDS encoding class I SAM-dependent methyltransferase: MSAREEFDAWAADGRDRGMEERHWHTAKHVLGRMPVESGERILDLGTGSGYAARALADAADARACGLDGSPEMVRNARSYAEDPRVEFLVGDFGALPFADSSFDHAFSMEAFYYAASPHETLKDLRRVLRSGATFSCAVNYYEENTASHEWQDSIEIPMTRWSMDEYRAAFDEAGFHVAAQDTIPDREIEIPPSDEFPTEGFESREAMVERYRTLGTLLTVGVVP, encoded by the coding sequence ATGAGCGCTCGCGAGGAGTTCGACGCGTGGGCCGCCGACGGCCGCGACCGGGGGATGGAGGAACGCCACTGGCACACCGCGAAACACGTCCTCGGACGGATGCCGGTCGAGTCGGGCGAACGGATTCTCGACCTCGGAACGGGGAGCGGCTACGCCGCCCGGGCGCTCGCCGACGCCGCGGACGCTCGCGCCTGCGGGCTCGACGGCTCCCCCGAGATGGTCCGTAACGCGCGGTCGTACGCCGAGGACCCCCGAGTGGAGTTCCTCGTCGGCGACTTCGGTGCGCTGCCGTTCGCCGACAGCTCGTTCGACCACGCCTTCTCGATGGAGGCGTTCTACTACGCTGCGAGCCCCCACGAGACCCTCAAGGACCTCCGACGGGTGCTCCGCTCGGGGGCCACCTTCTCCTGTGCGGTGAACTACTACGAGGAGAACACCGCGAGCCACGAGTGGCAGGACTCGATCGAGATCCCGATGACCCGCTGGAGCATGGACGAGTACCGCGCGGCCTTCGACGAGGCGGGCTTTCACGTCGCGGCGCAGGACACGATCCCCGACCGCGAGATCGAGATACCACCCAGTGACGAGTTCCCGACCGAGGGCTTCGAGAGTCGCGAGGCGATGGTCGAGCGCTACCGGACCCTCGGAACCCTGCTGACCGTGGGCGTCGTCCCCTGA
- a CDS encoding sulfurtransferase has translation MSDYANDVLVSADWVEEHLDEFQDEDSGYRLLEVNNPTVTADSEYTAYEEGHAPGAIFFDWEEDFTDQQTRDILSKDAFEETMGEAGITEDDTIVFYGGGRVPNWFALFAYWQAKYYGHEDAKVLDGGKGYWVANDYPLTEEAPDFSAQEYTARGPFESIRAYRDDVDTAIDQGLPMVDVRSPEEFSGEVIAPEGLNETAQRGGHIPGASNVPIATILNDDDTFKSPDELRELYAEAGVDGEESTIAYCRVGERSSIEWFALRELLGFEDVRNYDGSWTEWGSMIRTPIETGDGN, from the coding sequence ATGAGTGACTACGCAAACGACGTACTGGTGTCGGCGGACTGGGTCGAGGAGCATCTCGACGAGTTCCAGGACGAGGACTCGGGCTATCGACTGCTGGAAGTGAACAACCCCACCGTCACGGCGGACTCCGAGTACACCGCCTACGAGGAGGGCCACGCGCCGGGCGCGATCTTCTTCGACTGGGAGGAGGACTTCACCGACCAGCAGACCCGCGACATCCTCTCGAAGGACGCCTTCGAGGAGACGATGGGCGAGGCGGGCATCACCGAGGACGACACGATCGTGTTCTACGGTGGCGGTCGGGTCCCCAACTGGTTCGCGCTCTTCGCCTACTGGCAGGCGAAGTACTACGGCCACGAGGACGCGAAGGTGCTCGACGGCGGGAAGGGCTACTGGGTCGCCAACGACTACCCGCTGACCGAGGAGGCACCCGACTTCAGTGCTCAGGAGTACACCGCCCGCGGTCCCTTCGAGTCGATCCGCGCCTACCGCGACGACGTCGACACGGCCATCGACCAGGGCCTGCCGATGGTCGACGTGCGCTCGCCCGAGGAGTTCTCCGGCGAGGTCATCGCCCCCGAGGGGCTCAACGAGACCGCCCAGCGTGGCGGCCACATCCCCGGCGCGTCGAACGTCCCGATCGCGACCATCCTGAACGACGACGACACGTTCAAGAGTCCCGACGAACTCCGCGAACTCTACGCCGAGGCCGGCGTCGACGGCGAGGAGTCCACCATCGCCTACTGCCGCGTCGGCGAGCGCTCCTCGATCGAGTGGTTCGCGCTGCGCGAACTCCTCGGCTTCGAGGACGTCCGCAACTACGACGGCTCCTGGACCGAGTGGGGCAGCATGATCCGCACCCCGATCGAGACCGGCGACGGCAACTAA